In Rhizobium sp. ZPR4, a genomic segment contains:
- a CDS encoding DUF1178 family protein: MIHYSLHCDNAHEFEGWFSESADFDRQVASGFLTCPVCNSAAISKLLMAPSVSTARKRDEMQTVAMNTARKEAMTKLKEAVDAIKANAEDVGAKFPEEARKIHYGEADARGIIGKATPDEAQALVEEGIEIAAIPVLPDDIN; the protein is encoded by the coding sequence TTGATCCATTATTCGCTTCACTGTGACAATGCCCATGAGTTCGAGGGCTGGTTTTCCGAAAGTGCCGATTTCGACCGCCAGGTCGCAAGCGGTTTCCTCACCTGTCCCGTCTGCAATTCGGCTGCAATTTCCAAGCTGCTAATGGCGCCTTCGGTTTCGACGGCGCGCAAGAGGGACGAGATGCAGACGGTTGCCATGAATACGGCGCGCAAAGAGGCAATGACCAAACTCAAGGAAGCGGTCGACGCCATCAAGGCCAATGCGGAGGATGTCGGCGCGAAGTTTCCCGAGGAAGCCCGCAAGATCCATTATGGCGAGGCGGATGCGCGCGGGATCATCGGCAAGGCGACGCCGGACGAAGCGCAGGCGCTTGTCGAAGAGGGCATCGAGATCGCCGCCATCCCCGTGCTGCCAGACGATATCAACTGA
- a CDS encoding ComF family protein — protein MGMMGRETTLSMLGAGLKRPFVALADLVYPPACPGCGVSVGAHRGLCPACWSGIRFIERPYCEVLGSPFSHDLGAGILSAEAIAEPPVFDRLRSAAVHDGIVRDLVLSLKYRDRTDLAPMMAGWMLRASDGAIAGCDAIIPVPLHRARLFARKYNQAAELARHIARLSGKPLLAATLLRVKRTSQQVGLGAKARQDNVRGAFAVSEHRGADIFGRRIVLVDDVYTTGATVAAATRALKKAGAADVTVLTFARVVGHLI, from the coding sequence ATGGGGATGATGGGACGCGAAACCACCTTGTCGATGCTGGGTGCCGGGCTGAAAAGGCCCTTCGTGGCGCTTGCGGATCTCGTCTATCCGCCTGCCTGCCCGGGATGCGGCGTTTCCGTGGGCGCGCATCGCGGTCTTTGTCCGGCGTGCTGGTCCGGTATTCGCTTCATCGAACGACCCTACTGCGAGGTTCTCGGCAGTCCGTTTTCCCATGATCTTGGTGCGGGAATTCTGAGTGCCGAGGCGATTGCCGAACCGCCCGTCTTCGACCGTTTACGGTCGGCTGCCGTTCACGACGGCATCGTGCGGGATCTTGTTCTCAGCCTGAAATATCGCGATCGCACCGATCTCGCGCCGATGATGGCAGGCTGGATGCTGCGCGCCAGCGACGGGGCGATTGCGGGTTGCGATGCGATCATTCCCGTGCCGCTGCACCGCGCGCGGCTGTTTGCGCGCAAGTATAACCAGGCGGCCGAGCTCGCACGCCACATCGCCCGCCTTTCGGGTAAGCCGCTGCTGGCTGCAACGCTGCTGCGTGTCAAGCGCACGAGCCAGCAGGTGGGCCTCGGGGCCAAGGCGCGGCAGGATAATGTGCGCGGCGCGTTCGCCGTCTCCGAGCACCGGGGCGCCGATATATTCGGGCGGCGCATCGTTCTGGTCGATGATGTCTATACCACCGGCGCCACGGTTGCGGCGGCGACACGTGCGCTGAAGAAAGCAGGCGCGGCCGATGTCACGGTTTTGACCTTTGCAAGGGTCGTCGGTCATCTTATATGA
- a CDS encoding peptidylprolyl isomerase has product MLKYNKLAAVAFATIVTFQAPVFAADAKDPVVAKVGDVEIHQSELDLAIANLDPQLGQLPDDQKKVAALSASVDVKLLSQKAAAEKLDQTPDFQAHMAYLRDRELHNAYFKAHVADSIKDDEVKARYDKEVAALPKQEEVHARHILVKTEDEAKAIIKELDAGKDFAELAKEKSTDPNKADGGDLGYFGHGRMVKEFEDAAFALPVGTYTKTPVKTDFGWHVIKVEDKRNAPPPPFDQVKDQVRQLVMRDKYLELLNKAKQDTKVVINDPALSKAYDDAQKQQDAAPADDAVAPADGAAAPDAQPQQ; this is encoded by the coding sequence ATGTTGAAGTATAACAAACTTGCTGCGGTTGCTTTCGCAACAATCGTTACCTTCCAGGCTCCGGTCTTTGCGGCCGATGCCAAGGACCCCGTTGTCGCCAAGGTCGGCGATGTCGAAATCCATCAGTCCGAACTCGATCTGGCGATCGCCAATCTCGATCCGCAGCTCGGCCAGCTTCCGGATGACCAGAAGAAGGTCGCAGCACTTTCGGCTTCGGTCGATGTGAAGCTGCTGTCGCAGAAGGCTGCCGCCGAGAAGCTTGACCAGACGCCGGACTTCCAGGCTCACATGGCCTATCTGCGTGACCGCGAGTTGCACAATGCCTACTTCAAGGCGCATGTCGCCGACTCCATCAAGGACGACGAAGTCAAGGCTCGCTACGACAAGGAAGTCGCAGCCCTGCCGAAGCAGGAAGAAGTTCATGCCCGCCACATCCTCGTAAAGACCGAGGATGAAGCCAAGGCGATCATCAAGGAACTCGATGCCGGCAAGGATTTCGCCGAACTTGCCAAGGAAAAGTCGACCGATCCGAACAAGGCCGACGGCGGCGATCTCGGCTATTTCGGCCATGGCCGCATGGTCAAGGAATTCGAGGACGCAGCCTTCGCCCTCCCGGTCGGCACCTACACGAAGACGCCGGTCAAGACCGATTTCGGCTGGCATGTCATCAAGGTGGAAGACAAGCGCAATGCTCCTCCTCCGCCGTTCGACCAGGTCAAGGACCAGGTTCGTCAGCTCGTCATGCGCGACAAGTATCTTGAGCTGCTGAACAAGGCCAAGCAGGATACCAAGGTCGTCATCAACGATCCGGCTCTCAGCAAGGCCTATGACGATGCGCAGAAGCAGCAGGACGCAGCACCGGCCGACGACGCCGTTGCGCCTGCCGATGGTGCGGCAGCGCCCGACGCTCAGCCGCAGCAGTAA
- the grxC gene encoding glutaredoxin 3: protein MASVVIYTREFCGYCARAKSLLESKGVDYVEHNATYSPEMRQEMIAKANGASTFPQIFINGEHVGGCDDIHALDRAGKLDLMLAA, encoded by the coding sequence ATGGCATCCGTCGTTATCTATACGCGTGAATTCTGCGGCTATTGCGCCCGCGCGAAGTCGCTGCTTGAATCCAAGGGCGTCGATTATGTCGAACACAATGCGACCTATTCGCCTGAGATGCGGCAGGAAATGATCGCCAAGGCGAATGGTGCCTCGACCTTCCCGCAGATCTTCATCAATGGCGAGCACGTCGGCGGCTGTGATGATATCCATGCGCTCGACCGGGCCGGCAAGCTCGACCTGATGCTGGCTGCCTGA
- a CDS encoding DUF3291 domain-containing protein, whose translation MPASAGKHLAMYNFGLHVAAYESPAVEGFRLREAANFEAAARAHGFIGRSGYAGEPDTLCWGEQVFPRFIEGSGFRTAPSSLSLWADIESLMAFTYSGVHADALKGARHWNVRQNWPPLVLWWIDAGTIPEWKDGVERFEHLHDHGASPAAFSFKQPYGPDGRPQEIDRLRIKEIVARNAVGQSELLAHVLTLKV comes from the coding sequence ATGCCGGCAAGTGCTGGCAAGCATCTCGCCATGTATAATTTCGGGCTGCATGTCGCGGCCTATGAAAGCCCTGCCGTCGAGGGATTTCGCTTGCGGGAAGCGGCGAATTTCGAGGCAGCTGCCCGCGCGCATGGCTTTATCGGTCGATCAGGCTATGCTGGCGAGCCAGATACCCTTTGCTGGGGTGAGCAGGTCTTTCCGCGTTTCATCGAGGGCAGCGGCTTTCGGACCGCGCCGTCATCGCTGTCGCTCTGGGCCGATATCGAATCGCTGATGGCATTCACCTATAGCGGCGTACATGCCGACGCCCTGAAGGGCGCGCGGCATTGGAACGTCAGGCAGAACTGGCCGCCGCTCGTCCTTTGGTGGATCGATGCCGGGACCATTCCGGAATGGAAGGATGGCGTCGAGCGCTTTGAACATCTGCACGATCACGGTGCCAGCCCGGCCGCCTTCTCGTTCAAGCAGCCCTATGGACCTGATGGCCGACCTCAGGAGATCGACCGCCTTCGTATCAAGGAGATCGTTGCTCGCAACGCCGTGGGCCAGAGCGAATTGCTGGCACATGTGCTAACGCTGAAAGTCTGA
- a CDS encoding Flp family type IVb pilin encodes MRSVRRIFTDKTGATVIEYGLIAALMSAAIISGVGAFSGSLSSTFNILSNTIQNSAASQNN; translated from the coding sequence ATGCGTTCCGTTCGGCGTATTTTCACCGACAAGACCGGTGCCACGGTCATCGAATACGGCCTCATCGCCGCCTTGATGTCGGCTGCAATCATCAGTGGTGTCGGTGCCTTTAGTGGCAGCCTCTCAAGCACATTCAATATTCTGTCCAATACGATCCAGAATTCCGCCGCCTCCCAGAACAACTGA
- a CDS encoding GNAT family N-acetyltransferase: MATTGADILLMHAQSTINKLPLVRRLEAVGFRAWPASSVQYDGSWQIRLTAGHPSKRLNSVVPLDPSDHRDLEIRLAKAQRKFEAYGRPMVVRETPLASRRLIELLREHGWTCFDETIVMTANLVDLELPDMLDHLPSHDVGRFVDASLIVDEADPALKPALAEVVSGIKPPSGLFVIEDAEAGPLATTLCVQDNDLAGVMSVAVSPQHRRKGLGAEILTSALRWARMRSAKTAWLQVSADNAPALALYARFGFREAYRYCYWQPPRAA, from the coding sequence ATGGCGACTACCGGAGCTGATATTCTGCTGATGCATGCGCAGTCCACAATAAACAAGCTGCCCCTGGTGCGCAGGCTCGAAGCCGTTGGCTTCCGTGCCTGGCCTGCATCGTCGGTGCAATATGATGGCAGCTGGCAGATCCGGCTGACAGCGGGTCATCCGTCGAAGCGGCTGAATTCTGTCGTGCCGCTCGATCCCTCCGATCATCGCGATCTCGAAATTCGGCTGGCAAAAGCGCAGCGCAAGTTCGAGGCGTATGGGAGGCCGATGGTCGTGCGCGAGACGCCGCTCGCCTCGCGGAGGCTCATCGAGCTCCTGCGGGAGCACGGCTGGACATGCTTCGACGAGACAATCGTCATGACCGCCAATCTCGTCGATCTCGAACTGCCTGACATGCTAGATCATCTGCCGAGCCACGATGTCGGCCGCTTTGTGGATGCAAGCCTCATCGTCGATGAAGCGGACCCCGCCTTGAAGCCGGCACTGGCCGAGGTGGTGAGCGGCATCAAGCCGCCATCGGGCCTCTTCGTCATCGAGGATGCCGAAGCCGGTCCTTTGGCAACGACGCTTTGCGTACAGGACAATGATCTTGCCGGCGTCATGTCTGTTGCCGTCTCGCCGCAGCATCGGCGCAAGGGGCTGGGTGCCGAAATCCTGACCTCTGCCTTGCGCTGGGCCCGTATGCGCAGTGCCAAGACCGCCTGGCTTCAGGTCAGCGCCGACAATGCTCCGGCTTTGGCGCTCTATGCCCGCTTCGGTTTCCGCGAAGCCTATCGTTATTGCTATTGGCAACCGCCGAGGGCTGCATGA
- the ubiG gene encoding bifunctional 2-polyprenyl-6-hydroxyphenol methylase/3-demethylubiquinol 3-O-methyltransferase UbiG produces MSETAKSTIDQSEVDRFSAMAAEWWSPTGKFKPLHKFNPVRLAYIRDRACENFNRDPKSSRPLEGLRVLDIGCGGGLLSEPVARMGATVIGADPSEKNIGIASTHAKASGVPVDYRAVTAEQLAEAGETFDIVLNMEVVEHVADVEFFLSTCAKMVRPGGLMFVATINRTMKAAALAIFAAENVLRWLPRGTHQYEKLVRPEEIEKPLAASGLDIIARTGVFYSPLQDRWNLSKDMDVNYMLLAKRANLS; encoded by the coding sequence ATGAGCGAAACGGCAAAGAGCACGATCGACCAAAGCGAAGTGGACCGTTTTTCCGCCATGGCGGCCGAGTGGTGGAGCCCAACCGGCAAGTTCAAACCGCTTCACAAATTCAATCCCGTCCGTCTGGCCTATATCCGCGACCGCGCCTGCGAGAATTTTAATCGCGACCCGAAGAGCAGCCGGCCACTGGAGGGCCTGCGGGTGCTCGACATCGGCTGCGGCGGCGGCCTGCTGTCAGAGCCGGTGGCCCGCATGGGCGCCACCGTCATCGGCGCCGACCCTTCCGAAAAAAACATCGGCATCGCCTCGACGCACGCAAAGGCCTCCGGCGTTCCCGTCGATTACCGTGCTGTTACCGCCGAACAGCTGGCCGAGGCTGGCGAGACCTTCGATATCGTGCTGAATATGGAAGTGGTCGAACACGTTGCCGACGTCGAATTCTTCCTGTCGACCTGCGCAAAAATGGTGCGCCCCGGCGGCCTGATGTTCGTTGCGACCATCAACCGCACCATGAAGGCAGCGGCCCTTGCCATCTTCGCCGCAGAAAACGTGCTGCGCTGGCTGCCGCGCGGCACCCATCAATATGAAAAGCTGGTGCGCCCGGAAGAGATCGAGAAGCCGCTCGCCGCGAGCGGCCTCGACATCATCGCCCGCACCGGCGTCTTCTATTCGCCGCTGCAGGATCGCTGGAATCTCTCGAAAGATATGGACGTCAACTACATGCTGTTGGCGAAGCGAGCGAATTTGAGCTGA
- a CDS encoding methyltransferase domain-containing protein: protein MEIVFDQSLLSARKRRALRQGDPKSAFLLDIAAGELAERLGVTERHFDEAVELHGATGIAAQLALATGKIGHLRRIESEIGFAAPGETLIQSSPEELPLEAESVNLVLSPLSLHVTNDTPGVFIQIRRALKADGLFLAAIPGSGTLQELRDVLLATEIELTGGASPRVIPFADVRDVGGLLQRAGFTLPVIDAENYTVRYDNLFALMRDLRAMGMTNPLVDRSRKPLTRAFFLRAAELYAERYSDPDGRIRATFSIIYVSGWTPHESQQKPLQPGSAKARLADALKVEEHKLKQ, encoded by the coding sequence ATGGAAATCGTGTTCGACCAATCGCTGCTTTCGGCCCGCAAGCGCCGGGCCTTGAGACAAGGCGATCCGAAATCGGCCTTTCTGCTCGATATTGCCGCCGGCGAACTGGCGGAACGGCTTGGTGTTACCGAACGCCATTTCGACGAGGCCGTCGAGCTGCATGGCGCGACCGGCATTGCCGCGCAGCTGGCTCTGGCAACGGGCAAGATCGGCCATTTGAGACGGATCGAAAGCGAGATCGGCTTTGCCGCTCCCGGCGAGACCCTCATCCAGTCGTCGCCGGAGGAACTGCCCCTGGAGGCGGAATCGGTCAATCTCGTGCTGTCGCCGCTCAGCCTGCATGTCACCAACGACACGCCCGGTGTCTTCATCCAGATCCGTCGCGCGCTGAAGGCCGACGGGCTTTTCCTGGCGGCGATCCCCGGCTCCGGAACCCTGCAGGAACTGCGCGATGTATTGCTCGCGACGGAAATCGAGCTGACCGGCGGTGCCAGCCCGCGTGTCATCCCATTTGCCGATGTCCGTGATGTCGGCGGTCTCCTTCAGCGTGCCGGCTTTACCCTGCCCGTCATCGACGCCGAAAACTACACCGTGCGCTACGACAATCTCTTTGCCCTGATGCGCGATCTGCGCGCCATGGGGATGACCAACCCGCTGGTCGATCGCAGCCGCAAGCCGCTGACGCGTGCCTTCTTCCTGCGCGCCGCCGAACTCTATGCCGAACGCTATTCCGATCCGGACGGGCGGATCAGGGCGACATTCTCGATCATCTATGTTTCAGGCTGGACGCCACATGAAAGCCAGCAGAAGCCGTTACAACCGGGTTCCGCCAAGGCGCGATTGGCCGATGCGCTCAAGGTCGAAGAGCACAAACTGAAGCAATAG
- a CDS encoding carbon-nitrogen hydrolase family protein has translation MSFKAAAIQMCSGVDPVKNAADMARLVRDAASKGAVYVQTPEMTGAVQKDRPAMRAVLRDESNDLIVKTASELAKELGIHLHIGSTAIALDDGKIANRGFLFGPDGKLINRYDKIHMFDVDLDNGESWRESAVYRPGSEARIASLPFAELGFSICYDVRFPQLFRAQAVAGAEVMTVPAAFTKQTGEAHWEILLRARAIENGMFVIAAAQAGKHEDGRETFGHSMIIDPWGKVLASAGGTGEAVVIAEIDVAAVKSAHDKIPNLKNAREFSLEKITTPAAGGVAA, from the coding sequence ATGAGCTTCAAGGCTGCTGCCATCCAGATGTGTTCCGGCGTCGATCCGGTGAAGAACGCGGCTGATATGGCGCGCCTGGTGCGCGATGCCGCCTCCAAGGGTGCTGTCTATGTGCAGACGCCCGAGATGACCGGCGCGGTGCAGAAGGATCGGCCCGCCATGCGCGCCGTGCTGCGCGACGAGTCGAACGACCTCATCGTCAAGACGGCGTCCGAGCTCGCGAAGGAACTCGGCATCCATCTGCATATCGGCTCGACGGCCATTGCGCTCGATGACGGCAAGATCGCCAATCGCGGCTTTCTCTTCGGTCCCGACGGCAAGCTCATCAATCGCTACGACAAGATCCATATGTTCGACGTTGATCTCGACAATGGCGAGAGCTGGCGCGAGAGCGCCGTCTACCGTCCCGGCTCGGAAGCGCGCATCGCGTCGCTGCCTTTCGCCGAGCTCGGCTTTTCCATCTGCTACGACGTGCGTTTTCCGCAGCTCTTCCGCGCCCAGGCCGTTGCCGGCGCCGAGGTGATGACGGTGCCCGCCGCTTTCACCAAGCAGACCGGTGAGGCGCATTGGGAAATCCTGCTGCGCGCCCGCGCCATCGAAAACGGCATGTTCGTCATTGCCGCCGCGCAGGCCGGCAAGCATGAGGATGGCCGCGAGACCTTCGGCCATTCGATGATTATCGATCCCTGGGGCAAGGTGCTGGCATCCGCCGGCGGCACGGGCGAGGCCGTCGTCATCGCCGAGATCGATGTGGCCGCGGTGAAATCCGCCCATGACAAGATACCGAACCTGAAGAATGCGCGTGAGTTTTCGCTGGAGAAGATCACGACGCCGGCGGCTGGAGGCGTCGCTGCTTGA
- the argJ gene encoding bifunctional glutamate N-acetyltransferase/amino-acid acetyltransferase ArgJ, with product MSGSVSPLAPKTFTAMPALRGVRMTTASAGIKYKNRTDVLLMVFDKPAAVAGVFTRSKCPSAPVDFCRKNLAHGSARAVVVNSGNANAFTGLKGRQATELTAKSAAVAVGCGENEVYLASTGVIGEPLDATKFAGVLDTMAKDAVNDFWFEAAKAIMTTDTYPKVATRTAEIGGVKVTINGIAKGAGMIAPDMATMLSFVVTDADISSAALQTLLSEGVGPSFNSMTVDSDTSTSDTLMLFATGAAAADGQAHIDRADDPKLAGFRAALNELLKDLAIQVVRDGEGATKMLEITVTGAESDAAAKRIALSIANSPLVKTAAAGEDANWGRVVMAVGKAGEMADRDKLAIWFGDVRVAVNGERDASYSEEAASNVMKQQDIPVKVDLGLGNGRATVWTCDLTKEYVAINGDYRS from the coding sequence ATGTCCGGTTCCGTTTCTCCGCTCGCTCCTAAAACCTTTACTGCCATGCCAGCCCTTCGCGGTGTGCGTATGACCACGGCATCCGCCGGCATCAAGTACAAGAACCGGACCGATGTCCTGCTGATGGTCTTCGACAAGCCTGCGGCCGTTGCCGGTGTTTTCACCCGTTCGAAGTGCCCTTCGGCTCCCGTCGATTTCTGCCGGAAGAATCTGGCCCACGGCAGCGCCCGTGCCGTGGTCGTCAATTCCGGCAATGCCAATGCCTTTACTGGCCTGAAGGGTCGCCAGGCGACGGAACTGACCGCCAAGTCCGCGGCTGTGGCTGTCGGCTGCGGTGAAAACGAAGTTTACCTCGCCTCGACAGGCGTTATCGGCGAACCGCTTGATGCCACCAAGTTTGCCGGCGTGCTCGACACGATGGCCAAGGATGCGGTCAACGATTTTTGGTTCGAGGCCGCCAAGGCAATCATGACCACGGATACCTATCCGAAGGTCGCGACCCGCACCGCCGAGATCGGCGGTGTCAAGGTCACCATCAACGGCATTGCCAAGGGTGCCGGCATGATCGCGCCCGACATGGCGACGATGCTCTCCTTCGTTGTTACCGATGCCGATATTTCCTCTGCCGCGCTGCAGACGCTGCTGTCCGAGGGTGTCGGCCCGAGCTTCAACTCCATGACCGTCGACAGCGACACGTCGACTTCGGATACGCTGATGCTGTTTGCTACCGGTGCCGCCGCGGCTGACGGGCAAGCGCATATCGACCGCGCCGACGATCCGAAGCTTGCCGGCTTCCGCGCAGCGCTCAACGAGCTCTTGAAGGATCTCGCCATCCAGGTCGTTCGCGATGGTGAAGGCGCGACCAAGATGCTCGAAATCACTGTGACCGGCGCTGAAAGCGATGCTGCCGCCAAGCGCATCGCCCTTTCGATCGCCAATTCGCCGCTGGTCAAGACCGCGGCCGCCGGCGAAGACGCCAATTGGGGCCGCGTCGTCATGGCCGTCGGCAAGGCCGGCGAAATGGCGGATCGCGACAAGCTCGCCATCTGGTTCGGCGATGTCCGCGTCGCCGTCAACGGCGAGCGCGACGCTTCCTATTCGGAAGAAGCCGCCTCGAATGTCATGAAGCAGCAGGATATTCCTGTGAAGGTCGATCTCGGCCTCGGCAATGGTCGCGCAACGGTCTGGACCTGTGACCTCACCAAGGAATATGTTGCCATCAATGGCGACTACCGGAGCTGA
- the mutT gene encoding 8-oxo-dGTP diphosphatase MutT: MSEAGRKIVLVAACALIDTDGRILLAQRPEGKSLAGLWEFPGGKVEAGETPEETLVRELQEELGIQTKIACLAPLTFASHTYETFHLLMPLYICRRYEGIPHGREGQALKWVRPQALRDYPMPPADEPLIPFLQDLL; the protein is encoded by the coding sequence ATGAGCGAGGCTGGCCGCAAGATCGTTCTCGTTGCCGCCTGTGCGCTTATCGACACGGATGGCCGCATCCTGTTGGCGCAGCGTCCCGAAGGGAAATCGCTTGCCGGCCTTTGGGAATTTCCCGGTGGCAAGGTCGAGGCCGGCGAAACGCCGGAGGAGACCCTGGTGCGCGAGCTTCAGGAAGAACTCGGCATTCAAACGAAGATTGCCTGTCTGGCGCCGCTGACCTTTGCCAGCCACACCTATGAAACCTTCCATCTGCTGATGCCGCTCTATATCTGCCGGCGTTACGAGGGAATCCCCCATGGCCGGGAAGGGCAGGCGCTCAAATGGGTGCGGCCGCAAGCTTTGCGTGACTATCCGATGCCGCCGGCCGACGAGCCGCTGATCCCGTTTTTGCAGGATTTGCTCTAA